One region of Eupeodes corollae chromosome 1, idEupCoro1.1, whole genome shotgun sequence genomic DNA includes:
- the LOC129940949 gene encoding DDB1- and CUL4-associated factor 10 homolog, protein MNLYKWIEGRQSGILSTIWTKDQVMKRIYTRLEPCNYWNDLYPAHVNNSEYGAIFNLEFSPAGNVLAAACERRAIVLFDAISQKQIQRVMKAHTDNVNCIKFLDNRTFATCSDDTTVAIWDTRYLKNRVRSLQGHSNWVKNIEYSNKDKLLVTSGFDGSIFTWDINSYTEEGLIYEKVFNTSGLMRCRISPDGTKLVMCTTGGYLMIIHHLDLTTLHKDLCGFRPTLYRLMQMANQFIPNAAKFDHIFSKNQKRNRVELVTDFPDDNDAEIIHALQIHPQGLSFLSRNVSIDERNEYSCIHDINEELYDFKPHIKRKRKNSDCDRPSTSKGIRSKRRIRHTIVPHDSDSDQPSTSSGIRPSGRRTEEPTSGRRPKFRKRVVRQANPSNNANYDSQPSTSTAIAIPVIPNNSSSTSSTAASSTAPGTTPTTNRVNFVPDIWAAEITVEERAARQTRQNSTNTVAGYDFVYAISSGIMQTSSATNNSSTTATAPLPPVASNGTTLYLNDNPIPYSEEFILQNAKKLMYYVQESNEGRGFIKEPSFSSDGRIICSPYKNGVRLFSYSENCSEHPRLYMNEELKRSPKPLVEVKNIDCHSDIVLSTSFSPTQPLLVTGCKLGKVTWHYPYL, encoded by the exons atgaATTTATACAAATGGATCGAGGGAAGACAAAGTGGGATACTTTCCACGATTTGGACAAAAGACCAAGTCATGAAAAGAATCTATACAAGACTCGAACCGTGTAACTACTGGAATGATCTATATCCTGCCCATGTTAATAACTCGGAATATGGGGcgatttttaatttagaattctCTCCAGCTGG aaatgTTTTAGCTGCTGCTTGTGAACGAAGGGCAATTGTTCTATTTGATGCCATTTCACAGAAACAAATTCAAAGAGTTATGAAAGCTCACACGGACAATGTTAACTGCATCAA GTTCCTTGACAATAGGACATTTGCTACTTGCTCCGATGATACAACAGTGGCCATTTGGGACACACGTTATTTAAAGAATCGAGTTCGAAGTCTGCAGGGTCACTCGAATTGGGTGAAGAATATTGAATACTCGAATAAGGATAAGCTTTTAGTAACGTCTGGGTTTGATGGGAGCATTTTCACGTGGGATATTAATTCCTACACCGAAGAAGGACTCATCTACGAAAAAGTTTTCAACACTTCCGGGTTGATGCGTTGTCGAATATCTCCAGATGGTACTAAGCTGGTAATGTGTACGACTGGAGGCTATCTAATGATAATTCATCATCTGGATCTGACGACTCTGCATAAGGATTTGTGTGGATTCAGA CCGACTTTATATAGACTGATGCAAATGGCTAACCAATTTATACCTAACGCTGCCAAGTTTGATCACATTTTCtccaagaaccagaagagaaatCGTGTAGAATTAGTGACTGATTTTCCTGATGACAATGACGCCGAAATAATTCATGCGCTTCAG ATTCACCCACAGGGGCTTTCATTTCTAAGTCGCAATGTTAGTATTGATGAACGAAACGAATATAGTTGCATTCACGATATAAACGAAGAGTTGTACGATTTTAAACCTCATATAAAACGAAAGAGGAAAAACAGCGATTGCGATCGACCCAGCACATCTAAAGGTATTCGAAGTAAGAGGAGAATAAGACACACAATAGTCCCTCACGATTCCGATTCCGACCAACCATCAACCTCGAGTGGTATCCGGCCCTCAGGCAGAAGAACCGAAGAACCAACTTCAGGAAGACGACCAAAGTTTCGAAAGAGAGTGGTCAGACAAGCAAATCCTAGTAATAATGCCAACTACGATAGTCAACCATCCACCTCCACAGCCATTGCTATACCAGTGATCcccaacaacagcagcagtacAAGTTCAACTGCAGCATCATCCACCGCTCCTGGAACAACTCCAACAACAAATCGTGTCAATTTTGTACCGGATATTTGGGCAGCAGAAATAACCGTAGAAGAAAGAGCAGCTCGACAAACTCGACAAAACTCTACCAACACAGTCGCTGGCTATGATTTTGTGTATGCCATCAGCAGTGGGATAATGCAAACTTCATCGGCAACCAATAACTCAAGTACAACTGCAACTGCACCCTTACCTCCGGTTGCAAGCAATGGCACCACACTATATTTAAATGATAATCCAATTCCCTACAGCGAGGAGTTCATACTTCAGAATGCTAAAAAACTTATGTATTATGTACAGGAATCAAATGAAGGAAGAGGTTTCATCAAAGAGCCATCATTCTCATCCGATGGACGAATTATTTGTTCACCATACAAAAATGGTGTACGATTATTTTCATATTCAGAAAACTGTTCCGAACATCCAAGACTGTATATGAATGAAGAATTGAAAAGAAGTCCCAAGCCACTTGTTGAGGTGAAAAACATTGACTGCCATTCGGATATTGTACTTAGCACTTCGTTTAGTCCAACGCAACCACTTTTGGTGACAGGCTGTAAGCTGGGCAAGGTTACCTGGCATTATCCATATTTGTAG
- the LOC129941067 gene encoding ATP synthase subunit e, mitochondrial: MSQAPVRVSPLIKFGRWSLLLVGVGYGAFHQSRLSTREVKIREIEAQQKIVRDAKLAEEKKRNAAAEIKALEDLSKPSKK, translated from the coding sequence ATGTCTCAAGCTCCAGTACGTGTTTCTCCACTCATCAAATTCGGCAGATGGAGTCTTCTCCTGGTCGGTGTTGGCTACGGCGCATTCCACCAGAGCCGACTTTCCACCCGTGAAGTCAAAATCCGTGAAATCGAAGCCCAACAAAAGATTGTTCGCGATGCTAAATTGGCCGAAGAGAAGAAGAGGAACGCAGCAGCTGAAATCAAGGCTCTCGAAGACCTGTCGAAACCATCTAAAAAGTag